The Arachis ipaensis cultivar K30076 chromosome B07, Araip1.1, whole genome shotgun sequence genome includes a window with the following:
- the LOC107609640 gene encoding heavy metal-associated isoprenylated plant protein 3: protein MGEEKKKSEGGENNVVLKVDCSCDGCASKIRRCLRSYPGVENVKAESDTGKITVTGKVSDPAKMKEKLEEKLSKKVLLISPQIKKDKNNKNGDHNNKENKSDGDNKEKKSKEKEKETPVMTTAVLKVALHCQGCVDKIRKTVSKTKGVNEMEINKEKETVTVQGTMDVKALAANLTEKLKRKVEVVPPKKPDNKENNGGGGDGKKNKGGGGGGNNNNEEMVMMEQNRMEYMAAPHVLFPSGYAPVMYPHHPGGYSGYSYMPVYTYPEQFHLHAPPPPPQIFSDENPHACSLM from the exons ATGGGCGAGGAG aagaagaaaagcgAGGGAGGAGAAAACAATGTGGTGTTGAAGGTGGATTGCAGCTGCGATGGCTGCGCTTCCAAGATCAGACGCTGCCTCCGCTCTTACCCCGGCGTCGAGAACGTCAAGGCGGAGAGCGACACTGGCAAGATAACCGTCACCGGAAAAGTTTCAGATCCCGCCAAAATGAAGGAGAAGCTTGAGGAGAAGCTCAGCAAGAAGGTGCTTCTTATCTCTCCTCAGATCAAGAAggacaaaaataacaaaaatggCGACCATAATAATAAGGAGAACAAAAGCGACGGCGATAATAAGGAGAAGAAAtccaaagagaaagagaaagag ACTCCGGTAATGACGACGGCGGTTCTGAAGGTGGCACTTCACTGCCAGGGATGCGTCGACAAAATCCGGAAAACTGTCTCCAAAACCAAAG GAGTGAATGAAATGGAGataaacaaagagaaagagaCGGTGACAGTGCAGGGGACCATGGACGTGAAGGCTCTGGCTGCGAATCTAACGGAGAAGCTCAAGAGGAAGGTGGAGGTGGTCCCACCTAAGAAACCAGACAACAAGGAGAacaatggtggtggtggtgatggcaaGAAGAACAAGGGAGGCGGTGGTGgtggtaataataataatgaagaaATGGTGATGATGGAGCAGAATAGAATGGAGTATATGGCAGCTCCACATGTTCTATTTCCATCTGGATATGCTCCTGTTATGTATCCACATCATCCTGGCGGTTACAGCGGTTACAGCTATATGCCTGTGTATACGTACCCGGAGCAGTTTCACTTGcatgcaccaccaccaccacctcagATCTTCAGTGATGAGAACCCACATGCTTGCTCTCTCATGTGA